The Streptomyces sp. NBC_00459 DNA segment CGCTTCCCACAGCCCGGCCAGCCGCACGCGCACGATGAGGTCGCGGTCCGAGGCGGTCAACGGTCCCCATTGGGTGTTCACCGTGCCCGCGGCCGTGTTCGCCACTCCGGTGCCGGAGCGGTCGGCGTAGGACCACACCGGGAACGAGAGCGCGGCGATGGTGGTGGTCAGGGCCGCGATGACGAGGGCCGAGTGGTTGAAGCGCGGCAAAGGAGCCTCCCGGGGAAACCAACTGGTCGTTGGGCATGTGGTACATGGCCAGCGTCAGAAAGTACGGGCGGGAACCCGGGGATGTTCAACGAAGATGTTTGAACCCTGTGCGACCCAGAGCACGGTGGTCCGCGACCACCGTCGCCGAACCGGGCGCGATCTCCGTGAAACCGGCATCACGGACCAAGGGGAGCCCACCGGAGGTGAGTTCGCGCCAGTGGCGCGGCTCCGCCGTGCGGACGGCGAGCGGGAAGCCCGCGTCGCGCCAGGCCGCGCGGGCCTCGTCCGACAGCTCCCACCACGCCAGCTGGGCGCCGTGTCCCGTCTGGGCCATCGCCTTGCCCGCCGACATGTCCAGCTCCGGGTTCAGCCAGAGGACGGGCACCGCCGGGTCGGGGCCGAGCGGCGGCTCCGGATCCTCCAGATCCGTGCCGGAGACCTGGAGCCGGGCCAGGTCCTTGGGCCAGCCGTCCAGCGGAACGGGCGGGAAGACCCGTACCTCGGCCGACTTGCCGGTGACCGTGATGCCGGGCAGCGCCTCGGCCCGCCGCCACTCGGCACCCCGCGCCCGCCGTACGACCTTGCGGATCCGGGCGTCCTGCCAGTCCCGCATGGCCTCCGCCCACTCCCCGTCCCCGGCCGACCGCTCGTCCCCGAGGATCACCAGAACGGCCCGGGCGGCGGTCTCCAACGCGTCCGTACGAGCCGGCGGCTCGGCCTTCTCGATCCGGGCGACGAGGGGGAGCACGAACTGGGGTGCCTC contains these protein-coding regions:
- a CDS encoding aminoacyl-tRNA hydrolase → MTNDPAVPGDSPFRSERSPRDEAPQFVLPLVARIEKAEPPARTDALETAARAVLVILGDERSAGDGEWAEAMRDWQDARIRKVVRRARGAEWRRAEALPGITVTGKSAEVRVFPPVPLDGWPKDLARLQVSGTDLEDPEPPLGPDPAVPVLWLNPELDMSAGKAMAQTGHGAQLAWWELSDEARAAWRDAGFPLAVRTAEPRHWRELTSGGLPLVRDAGFTEIAPGSATVVADHRALGRTGFKHLR